A single region of the Gemmatimonadota bacterium genome encodes:
- a CDS encoding efflux RND transporter permease subunit encodes MNQDDHDSAKAGAEPPADFRMLERFKEFRVTSFAVEHRTSVMVLLFIITLMGALSYRAIPKESFPEIAIPMVAINTIYPGVSPADVESQVTRVIEEELSTISDIEELTSTSVEGYSSITAQFGTAVNLDEALQKVREKVDLAKPDLPDDAEDPTIVEINFSEIPIMQVNLSGDFGLVRLKELAEDLQDRIEAIPAVLRADLHGGLEREVKVDVDLARLQFYGVELQDVIEAIQNENVNIPGGSIDVGDTKYLVRVDGEFDDPMLIADLVVKIEGGRPIYIRDVATVDFGFAERQTFARMNGSAVVTLDVVKRSGENIIETAAAVKAEVDAMLPMMPPSISIVITSDMSEQIEQMVSSLENNIVSGLILIVVILLFFLGAGTSMFVAVSIPASMFLSFIMLKLMGMTMNMIVLFSLILALGMLVDNAIVVVENIYRYLEEGWDRTLAAKKATGEVAVPIIAATATTLAAFAPLLFWPGEIGEFMGYMPRTLMVTLSSSLFVAIVIIPTLCAMFMTLDSTPRKPLRPAMRWTLIGGAALAFLAVAGVNPLTAVLLTATFVGLWALHRFVLEGTARRFQHGLLPRIRDFYERQLRSALRNRFVVVGGTVAAFVTTAVVFALFGRGTEFFPESMPPPQLLVDIETPVGTRAAVTDSIVLRIEEELKSLGGQEDWESVVAVTGSAGGSGNPMAGGPSGPEGGRVTVSLVDFQDRGRDAFDMLAEMQATIGRAVAGATITVDKITQGPVQGAPVSIELVGEDPEQLKALSSQLLDVLEGAPVYRKLVGLESDLDAARPELSIQVDREKAALYDLNTSEVGWAIRGAINGIEAAKYRDGNDEYDIIVRLAEPYRQELEGLRELTIMAEGGIQVPLVSIATWSVEEGAGSIRRKDQTRMATISSDVAAGYTNNAVLAEVQETLANFEGSLPPGYTLRYTGQSQDQDEAQAFLGGAFLIALMLIGFILISQFNSVVKPVIILTSVIMSTMGVLIGLMIFRMPFGVINTGVGIISLAGIVVNNAIILIDYIDVLRERDHMDRREALVQGGLTRFRPVVLTALTTALGLVPLAIGLNFDFFGLYTSLNPELYWGGEQAAWWGPMAIAIIAGILFATFLTLILVPVMYSLIDDATDFIRRHFLNTEGADYGKREGFEGEPEAATGTGSGEALPPPAPPVIPEPVGATLEKVDVDPFSMPGLEPRTDAS; translated from the coding sequence ATGAATCAAGACGATCACGACAGCGCCAAGGCCGGGGCCGAGCCGCCTGCGGACTTTCGCATGCTCGAGCGCTTCAAGGAGTTCCGCGTGACGAGCTTCGCGGTCGAGCACAGAACCTCGGTCATGGTCCTGCTGTTCATCATCACGCTGATGGGCGCGCTTTCGTACCGGGCGATCCCGAAGGAGTCGTTTCCCGAGATCGCGATTCCGATGGTCGCGATCAACACGATCTATCCGGGTGTGTCTCCCGCGGACGTCGAGAGCCAGGTCACGCGCGTGATCGAGGAGGAGTTGTCGACGATCAGCGATATCGAGGAGCTGACTTCGACGTCGGTCGAGGGATACTCGAGCATCACCGCGCAGTTTGGGACGGCGGTCAACCTGGATGAAGCGCTGCAAAAAGTGCGTGAGAAGGTCGACCTGGCGAAGCCCGATCTGCCGGACGACGCGGAGGACCCGACGATCGTCGAGATCAACTTCTCCGAAATCCCCATCATGCAGGTGAATTTGTCCGGAGACTTTGGACTGGTTCGCCTCAAGGAGTTGGCCGAAGACCTTCAGGACAGGATCGAGGCGATTCCTGCGGTGCTGCGAGCGGACCTGCACGGAGGACTCGAGCGCGAAGTGAAGGTCGACGTCGATCTCGCGCGCCTACAGTTCTATGGGGTCGAACTCCAGGACGTGATCGAAGCGATCCAGAACGAGAATGTGAACATCCCGGGTGGCTCGATCGACGTCGGAGACACGAAGTACCTCGTACGCGTGGACGGTGAGTTCGACGACCCGATGCTCATCGCGGACCTCGTCGTCAAGATCGAGGGCGGTCGGCCGATCTACATTCGCGACGTCGCTACGGTCGACTTCGGCTTCGCGGAGCGTCAGACGTTCGCACGCATGAATGGAAGCGCGGTGGTCACGCTGGACGTGGTGAAGCGTTCCGGCGAGAACATCATCGAGACCGCGGCGGCCGTGAAGGCCGAAGTGGACGCGATGCTGCCCATGATGCCGCCGTCCATCTCGATCGTGATCACGTCCGACATGTCGGAACAGATCGAGCAGATGGTTTCGAGCCTCGAGAACAACATCGTCAGCGGACTCATCCTGATCGTCGTGATCCTGTTGTTCTTCCTGGGTGCGGGCACGTCGATGTTCGTGGCGGTGTCGATCCCGGCGTCGATGTTCCTGTCTTTTATCATGCTGAAGCTCATGGGCATGACGATGAACATGATCGTGCTCTTCAGCCTGATTCTCGCCTTGGGCATGCTCGTCGACAACGCGATCGTCGTAGTCGAAAACATCTACCGGTATTTGGAAGAAGGCTGGGACCGCACGCTCGCCGCGAAGAAGGCTACGGGTGAGGTCGCGGTGCCGATCATCGCGGCAACGGCGACCACGCTGGCCGCGTTCGCCCCGTTGCTCTTCTGGCCCGGGGAGATCGGCGAGTTCATGGGCTACATGCCTCGTACGCTCATGGTGACCCTGTCGAGCTCGCTGTTCGTCGCCATCGTCATCATTCCGACGCTGTGCGCGATGTTCATGACGCTGGACTCGACTCCGAGGAAGCCGTTGCGGCCCGCGATGCGGTGGACGCTCATCGGTGGGGCCGCGCTCGCCTTCCTCGCCGTTGCGGGCGTCAACCCGCTCACCGCCGTCCTACTCACCGCGACGTTCGTGGGCCTGTGGGCGCTGCATCGCTTCGTATTGGAAGGTACGGCCCGGCGCTTCCAGCATGGCTTGCTGCCGCGCATCAGGGACTTCTATGAGCGCCAGCTGCGTTCCGCCCTTCGCAACCGGTTCGTTGTTGTCGGCGGCACCGTCGCCGCGTTCGTTACCACGGCCGTCGTGTTCGCGCTGTTTGGTAGGGGGACTGAGTTTTTCCCGGAGAGCATGCCTCCGCCGCAGCTGTTGGTCGACATAGAGACGCCCGTCGGAACCCGCGCGGCGGTCACCGATTCGATCGTGCTTCGCATCGAGGAGGAGCTCAAGAGCCTCGGGGGACAGGAGGACTGGGAATCAGTCGTCGCCGTCACCGGAAGTGCCGGAGGCAGTGGGAACCCTATGGCTGGTGGGCCGAGCGGACCGGAGGGCGGTCGCGTGACGGTCTCGCTGGTCGACTTCCAGGACCGCGGCCGGGATGCCTTCGACATGCTCGCCGAGATGCAGGCGACGATCGGGCGGGCGGTGGCCGGAGCCACGATCACGGTGGACAAGATCACGCAGGGTCCGGTCCAGGGTGCGCCGGTGAGCATCGAGCTGGTCGGGGAGGATCCCGAGCAGTTGAAGGCGTTGTCCTCGCAGTTGCTTGACGTTCTCGAGGGTGCGCCAGTGTACCGAAAGCTCGTCGGTCTCGAGAGCGACCTGGACGCGGCGCGGCCCGAGCTGTCGATCCAGGTCGACCGCGAGAAGGCTGCGCTGTACGACCTGAATACGTCGGAGGTCGGTTGGGCGATTCGCGGGGCGATCAACGGGATCGAGGCGGCCAAATACCGCGACGGGAACGACGAGTACGACATCATCGTCCGACTCGCCGAGCCGTACCGTCAGGAGCTGGAAGGCCTCCGCGAGTTGACCATCATGGCCGAAGGGGGCATCCAGGTGCCGCTCGTTTCGATCGCGACGTGGAGCGTCGAGGAGGGTGCGGGCTCGATTCGCCGGAAGGACCAGACTCGCATGGCGACGATCAGCTCGGACGTCGCGGCCGGGTACACGAACAACGCGGTGCTCGCGGAAGTGCAGGAGACCCTGGCGAATTTCGAAGGCAGCCTGCCGCCCGGATATACGCTGCGCTACACCGGCCAGTCGCAGGATCAGGATGAGGCCCAGGCGTTCTTGGGGGGCGCTTTTCTGATCGCGCTGATGCTGATCGGCTTCATCCTGATCAGTCAGTTCAATTCGGTCGTGAAGCCCGTAATCATCCTTACGTCCGTGATCATGTCGACGATGGGTGTGCTGATCGGGCTGATGATCTTCCGCATGCCGTTCGGTGTCATCAACACCGGCGTCGGTATCATCTCTCTGGCCGGTATCGTCGTAAACAACGCGATCATCCTGATCGACTATATCGACGTCTTGCGGGAGCGGGACCACATGGATCGGCGCGAGGCGCTGGTGCAGGGCGGTCTAACGCGATTCCGTCCGGTGGTGCTCACGGCGTTGACGACCGCGCTCGGCCTGGTGCCGTTGGCGATCGGTTTGAACTTCGACTTCTTCGGGCTTTACACCTCCCTCAATCCGGAGCTCTACTGGGGCGGTGAGCAAGCGGCGTGGTGGGGCCCGATGGCGATTGCGATCATCGCGGGTATTCTATTCGCGACCTTCCTGACGCTGATCCTGGTACCCGTCATGTACTCGCTCATCGATGACGCGACGGACTTCATCCGGCGCCACTTCCTCAACACGGAGGGGGCGGACTACGGGAAGCGAGAAGGCTTCGAGGGCGAGCCTGAGGCGGCGACGGGCACGGGTTCCGGGGAGGCGCTTCCTCCGCCGGCGCCGCCCGTGATTCCCGAGCCTGTCGGGGCGACTTTGGAGAAAGTCGACGTGGATCCGTTCTCGATGCCGGGTCTCGAGCCGCGGACGGATGCCTCCTAG
- a CDS encoding efflux RND transporter periplasmic adaptor subunit has product MTMKQVLKNGETTRARMSRLPAVLVTLAMAGCGAVQADATDDAPSGEASVRVINVETSTVTSRVFVEDIRLTSVVMANRDVLVAAEESGVIREIFLEKGSRVSAGEAIAKIDDKVLTADVDQARARAEFASQTWERRKRLWEEDQVGSEIAYLEAKYGQEAAAANLAGLEERLARTVIRAPFSGIFDERHIEVGSMVSPGQSVGRLIDLNPVKVVAGVPERYAADVAVGAQAMVTFDVLGDEVFSAPISYVGSTVDPKNRTFLIEVVLPNPNGLIKPQMVANMSVTRREVADALVVPQDALVRVEGGYVVFVVSEWNEGTVAEVRPVELGPTRRNLVVIEAGIEPGEQLIVVGQRTVSDGDRVNVVGHRDRE; this is encoded by the coding sequence ATGACGATGAAGCAGGTCTTGAAGAATGGAGAGACGACGCGGGCACGGATGAGCCGGCTGCCGGCGGTGCTGGTGACCTTGGCGATGGCGGGGTGTGGCGCGGTTCAGGCCGACGCGACGGACGACGCACCCAGCGGTGAAGCGTCCGTGCGCGTGATCAACGTCGAGACCTCGACGGTGACTTCCCGCGTCTTCGTAGAGGATATCCGGCTCACCTCGGTGGTCATGGCCAACCGAGACGTCCTGGTCGCGGCCGAGGAGAGCGGGGTCATCCGAGAGATCTTCCTGGAGAAGGGCTCACGGGTCTCAGCCGGGGAAGCGATCGCGAAGATCGACGACAAGGTGCTCACAGCCGACGTGGACCAGGCGCGCGCCCGGGCCGAGTTCGCGTCCCAAACGTGGGAGCGTCGCAAGCGCCTCTGGGAGGAGGACCAGGTCGGCTCGGAGATCGCGTACCTCGAGGCGAAGTACGGCCAAGAGGCGGCGGCGGCGAACCTCGCGGGCCTCGAGGAGCGGCTCGCGCGCACGGTTATCCGAGCGCCGTTCTCGGGTATCTTCGACGAGCGGCACATCGAGGTCGGGTCGATGGTGAGCCCCGGTCAGTCCGTGGGCCGCCTCATCGACCTGAACCCGGTGAAGGTGGTCGCCGGAGTTCCCGAGCGGTATGCCGCCGACGTCGCGGTAGGCGCTCAGGCTATGGTGACTTTCGACGTGCTCGGTGATGAGGTCTTCTCGGCGCCGATCAGCTACGTCGGCTCGACCGTGGATCCGAAGAACCGGACGTTTCTGATCGAAGTCGTGCTCCCGAACCCCAACGGTCTCATCAAGCCGCAGATGGTTGCGAACATGTCCGTGACGCGGCGAGAGGTCGCCGACGCGCTCGTCGTTCCGCAGGATGCGCTCGTGCGCGTCGAGGGCGGCTACGTCGTCTTCGTAGTCTCGGAGTGGAACGAGGGGACCGTCGCGGAGGTGCGCCCGGTCGAGCTCGGGCCGACGCGACGCAACCTGGTGGTGATCGAGGCGGGTATCGAGCCCGGAGAGCAACTCATTGTGGTGGGTCAGAGAACCGTGTCCGATGGCGACCGTGTCAACGTGGTCGGCCACCGGGACCGAGAGTGA